The following proteins come from a genomic window of Crassostrea angulata isolate pt1a10 chromosome 1, ASM2561291v2, whole genome shotgun sequence:
- the LOC128157702 gene encoding uncharacterized protein LOC128157702 isoform X1, translated as MASCNETVETLFTHRQGFAIDDGMLTTVFLFVLILANLILTIHFYLSWRSRRKYLLLPRGIKRKQGVSQRLQADPQREIDPIYADIRESYFSDTHGEMYACIDTKLGGKNTYRRLKDKFTWRGRNRDKTKTLTMLFDMHSQDVNRTVRRLESEEITTE; from the exons ATGGCATCGTGCAATGAAACTGTAGAGACGTTATTCACACATCGACAAGGATTTGCTATAG ATGATGGAATGTTGACGACGGTATTCCTGTTTGTGCTCATCTTAGCCAACCTAATCCTGACGATCCACTTTTATCTGTCTTGGAGAAGTAG aCGAAAATACCTGCTTTTACCAAGAGGAATTAAAAGGAAACAGGGTGTCTCTCAAAGGCTACAAGCAGACCCACAAAGAGAAATAGATCCAATCTACGCCGACATTAGAGAATCTTACTTTTCCGACACACACGGAGAAATGTACGCATGTATCGACACCAAGCTTGGGGGTAAGAACACCTACAGAAGACTGAAGGACAAATTTACATGGCGTGGACGGAACAGAGATAAGACGAAAACTCTGACAATGTTGTTTGATATGCATTCACAGGACGTGAATAGAACGGTCAGGCGGTTAGAATCTGAAGAGATTACCACAGAGTGA
- the LOC128157702 gene encoding uncharacterized protein LOC128157702 isoform X2 → MVWRINSFIDDGMLTTVFLFVLILANLILTIHFYLSWRSRRKYLLLPRGIKRKQGVSQRLQADPQREIDPIYADIRESYFSDTHGEMYACIDTKLGGKNTYRRLKDKFTWRGRNRDKTKTLTMLFDMHSQDVNRTVRRLESEEITTE, encoded by the exons ATGGTTTGGAGGATTAATTCATTCATTG ATGATGGAATGTTGACGACGGTATTCCTGTTTGTGCTCATCTTAGCCAACCTAATCCTGACGATCCACTTTTATCTGTCTTGGAGAAGTAG aCGAAAATACCTGCTTTTACCAAGAGGAATTAAAAGGAAACAGGGTGTCTCTCAAAGGCTACAAGCAGACCCACAAAGAGAAATAGATCCAATCTACGCCGACATTAGAGAATCTTACTTTTCCGACACACACGGAGAAATGTACGCATGTATCGACACCAAGCTTGGGGGTAAGAACACCTACAGAAGACTGAAGGACAAATTTACATGGCGTGGACGGAACAGAGATAAGACGAAAACTCTGACAATGTTGTTTGATATGCATTCACAGGACGTGAATAGAACGGTCAGGCGGTTAGAATCTGAAGAGATTACCACAGAGTGA